A DNA window from Staphylococcus warneri contains the following coding sequences:
- a CDS encoding amino acid permease, whose product MEDNNMKRGLTSRHITMIAIGGAIGTGLFVATGSVISEAGPGGAILAYLLIGIMLYFLMASIGELATFYPVSGSFSSYSTRFVDPSLGFTMGWLYWGMWTLVTSVDVIVAANVLKFWHAFNFFSPLAWSLIFITLLLLLNIFSVKAFGETEFWLSLIKVVTIIVFIVFGILMIFGILGGHSYGFENYTKGQAPFVGGISGILSVLLVAGFSVGGTEVVAVTAGESSDPSKSMPRAIKQVFWRILLFYVLSIAVIAAIIPYTDPLLLNESQSVTQSPFTIVFDRIGIAFAASVINAVILTSLLSAANSGIYTTSRMLYSLSVDKQAPQFFNKLNKTTKLPIRSILTTYLLVVAVVIYANFNSNAVFNLLNIIGSMVIIIWGSSIWAQIRVRRAIKKQGKDANELLPYKAPFYPFGPIVVIATLLFLLFGSSFGSIASGDWISVIRNFTPILILAIIFFVHKMIKKTKFVKLEEMDLSSHIFKNN is encoded by the coding sequence ATGGAAGATAATAATATGAAAAGAGGTTTAACCTCCAGACACATAACCATGATTGCTATAGGTGGCGCAATTGGAACTGGTTTATTTGTGGCTACAGGAAGTGTCATTTCTGAAGCTGGTCCTGGTGGCGCTATCCTTGCTTACCTCTTAATAGGTATCATGCTTTATTTCTTAATGGCGTCTATTGGTGAATTAGCTACTTTCTATCCAGTATCTGGTTCATTTAGTTCTTACTCTACTCGATTTGTTGATCCATCACTTGGTTTTACCATGGGATGGTTATATTGGGGAATGTGGACACTTGTAACAAGTGTAGACGTCATCGTTGCCGCAAATGTATTAAAGTTTTGGCATGCTTTTAATTTCTTTAGTCCCTTAGCTTGGAGTTTGATATTTATTACGCTACTTTTACTACTAAATATCTTCTCTGTAAAAGCTTTTGGTGAAACAGAATTTTGGTTATCACTCATTAAAGTAGTCACAATTATTGTATTTATAGTTTTTGGTATTTTGATGATTTTTGGTATTTTAGGCGGACATTCTTATGGATTTGAAAATTATACTAAGGGACAAGCACCTTTTGTAGGTGGTATCTCAGGTATTTTAAGTGTTTTATTAGTTGCTGGCTTTTCTGTTGGTGGTACAGAAGTAGTTGCAGTCACAGCTGGAGAATCAAGTGATCCAAGCAAATCAATGCCTAGAGCGATCAAACAAGTATTTTGGAGAATTTTATTATTCTATGTATTATCTATAGCTGTCATCGCTGCAATCATCCCATATACTGATCCATTACTATTAAATGAAAGTCAATCTGTTACTCAAAGTCCATTTACAATCGTATTTGACCGTATAGGTATTGCTTTTGCTGCCTCAGTCATTAATGCAGTTATTTTAACTTCACTATTATCAGCAGCGAACTCAGGTATTTATACAACAAGCAGAATGCTTTATTCATTAAGCGTTGATAAACAAGCACCACAATTTTTCAACAAATTAAATAAAACTACTAAATTACCGATTAGATCAATTCTAACAACTTATTTATTAGTAGTAGCTGTAGTAATATATGCTAATTTTAATTCTAATGCTGTATTTAATTTATTAAATATTATTGGTTCGATGGTTATCATCATTTGGGGTTCTAGTATATGGGCACAAATTAGAGTGCGTCGTGCTATTAAAAAACAAGGTAAAGATGCTAACGAATTATTACCTTATAAAGCACCATTTTATCCATTCGGACCTATAGTCGTAATTGCTACATTATTATTCTTATTATTTGGTAGTTCATTCGGAAGTATTGCTTCAGGTGATTGGATTAGTGTTATTAGAAACTTTACGCCTATTCTAATCCTAGCAATTATCTTCTTTGTGCATAAAATGATTAAGAAAACGAAGTTTGTCAAACTTGAAGAAATGGATTTAAGTTCTCATATTTTCAAAAATAATTAA
- a CDS encoding catalase, with protein MSKQDGKLTGLFGAPVSDRENSMTAGPRGPLLMQDIYFLEQMSHFDREVIPERRMHAKGSGAFGTFTVTNDITQYTSAKMFSEVGKQTEMFARFSTVSGERGAADAERDIRGFALKFYTEDGNWDLVGNNTPVFFFRDPKLFVSLNRAVKRDPRTNMRSAQNNWDFWTGLPEALHQVTILMSDRGIPKDLRHMHGFGSHTYSMYNDKGERVWVKYHFRTQQGIENLTDEEAANVIATDRDSSQRDLFNAIENGDYPKWKMYIQVMTEEQARNHKDNPFDLTKVWYHGDYPLIEVGEFELNRNPNNYFQDVEQAAFAPTNIVPGLDYSPDKMLQGRLFSYGDAQRYRLGVNHWQIPVNQPKGVGIENLCPFSRDGQMRILDDNQGGGPHYYPNNQGVYDSQPEFKKPPFPADGDGYEYNQRQDDDNYFEQPGKLFRLQSDEAKERIFTNTANAMDGVTEDVKRRHIRHCYKADPDYGKGVAKALGIDINSIDLEGEQDETYENFKN; from the coding sequence ATGTCTAAACAAGACGGTAAGTTAACAGGTTTATTCGGCGCACCCGTGTCAGATAGAGAAAATAGTATGACTGCTGGTCCAAGAGGTCCACTTTTAATGCAGGATATTTACTTCTTAGAGCAAATGTCACATTTTGATCGTGAAGTGATTCCTGAAAGACGTATGCATGCTAAAGGTTCCGGTGCATTTGGAACATTTACCGTAACTAATGATATTACTCAGTATACAAGTGCTAAAATGTTCTCGGAAGTCGGTAAACAAACTGAAATGTTCGCGAGATTTTCTACTGTATCTGGTGAAAGAGGTGCAGCAGATGCTGAGAGAGATATTCGTGGATTTGCATTAAAATTTTATACTGAAGATGGAAACTGGGATTTAGTTGGTAATAATACGCCCGTATTCTTCTTTAGAGACCCTAAATTATTCGTAAGCTTAAATAGAGCTGTTAAAAGAGATCCAAGAACGAATATGAGAAGTGCACAAAATAACTGGGACTTCTGGACAGGATTACCAGAAGCATTACACCAAGTGACAATTTTAATGTCAGATAGAGGTATTCCAAAAGATTTACGACATATGCATGGATTCGGTTCACACACATATTCTATGTACAATGATAAAGGTGAACGCGTATGGGTTAAATATCATTTCAGAACACAACAAGGCATTGAAAATTTAACAGATGAAGAAGCGGCTAACGTGATTGCTACGGATCGTGATTCTTCACAAAGAGATTTATTTAATGCGATTGAAAATGGTGATTATCCTAAATGGAAAATGTATATTCAAGTAATGACAGAAGAACAAGCTAGAAATCATAAAGATAACCCATTTGATTTAACAAAAGTTTGGTATCATGGTGATTATCCATTAATTGAAGTTGGAGAATTTGAATTAAACCGCAATCCTAATAACTATTTCCAAGATGTTGAACAAGCTGCTTTTGCACCTACAAACATCGTTCCTGGTTTAGACTATTCACCAGATAAAATGTTACAAGGTCGTTTATTCTCTTATGGTGATGCGCAACGTTATAGATTAGGAGTTAACCATTGGCAAATACCAGTTAACCAACCTAAAGGTGTAGGTATTGAAAATTTATGTCCATTTAGTCGTGATGGCCAAATGCGTATTTTAGATGATAACCAAGGTGGCGGACCTCATTATTATCCAAATAATCAAGGTGTTTATGATTCCCAACCTGAATTTAAAAAGCCGCCATTCCCAGCTGATGGTGATGGTTATGAATATAATCAACGTCAAGATGATGATAATTACTTTGAACAACCAGGTAAGTTATTTAGATTACAATCTGATGAAGCGAAAGAGAGAATCTTTACTAATACAGCCAATGCGATGGATGGTGTAACAGAGGATGTTAAAAGACGACATATTCGCCATTGCTATAAAGCAGATCCAGATTATGGTAAAGGTGTTGCTAAAGCATTAGGTATTGATATTAATTCAATCGATTTAGAAGGTGAGCAAGACGAAACTTATGAGAATTTTAAAAATTAA
- the sosA gene encoding DNA damage-induced cell division inhibitor SosA, protein MLTKQTKTFLTYIAVFLVSCLIFLVFFLSVNQSAHSEQTYEMTDHEIHQNANQNEHQTPNNNGNSEHKSGSMFALAH, encoded by the coding sequence ATGTTAACAAAACAAACAAAGACATTTTTAACATATATAGCAGTATTTTTAGTATCTTGCCTTATCTTTTTAGTATTCTTCTTAAGTGTTAATCAAAGCGCACATTCAGAACAAACGTACGAAATGACAGATCATGAAATTCATCAGAATGCTAACCAAAATGAACATCAAACACCTAATAATAACGGGAACAGCGAACATAAATCTGGGTCTATGTTCGCATTAGCCCACTAA
- the thrB gene encoding homoserine kinase, translated as MEAMLKLKIPASTANLGVGFDSIGMALNKYLHMNIKAIQGDNWEFNYFNEELESLQRINLIIFIRSPQKVAYKYNVELPALSIDMRSDIPLARGLGSSASALVGALYIANYFGNIQLSQYELLQLATEFEGHPDNVAPTIYGGLISGYYNPDTKVTDVARIDVPKVDIILTIPPYELKTEDSRQALPDTFSHSNAVRNSAISNTMICALIQHKYELAGKMMEQDGFHEPYRQHLIPEFASIRQISKAHHAYATVISGAGPTVLTMSPREHSGEIVRTLKKDMSHCISELVTINEVGVIEEVVYQ; from the coding sequence ATCTTCATATGAACATCAAAGCAATTCAGGGTGATAATTGGGAATTTAACTACTTTAATGAAGAATTAGAGAGCTTACAAAGGATAAATCTAATTATATTTATCAGGTCGCCTCAAAAAGTTGCTTATAAATATAATGTTGAGTTACCAGCGTTAAGTATTGATATGAGAAGTGATATACCTTTAGCAAGAGGTTTAGGTTCTTCAGCTTCAGCGTTAGTTGGTGCACTTTATATCGCTAACTATTTCGGAAATATTCAATTATCCCAGTATGAATTACTTCAACTAGCAACTGAGTTTGAAGGTCATCCAGATAATGTAGCACCTACAATTTATGGCGGGTTAATTTCTGGTTATTATAATCCAGATACTAAAGTGACAGATGTAGCACGCATTGATGTGCCTAAAGTAGATATTATACTAACTATTCCACCATATGAACTTAAAACTGAAGATTCTCGTCAAGCATTACCAGATACTTTTTCACATTCTAATGCAGTACGTAATAGTGCAATTAGTAATACTATGATATGTGCGTTAATACAACACAAATATGAATTAGCTGGAAAAATGATGGAACAAGATGGCTTTCATGAACCTTATCGTCAACATTTAATTCCAGAATTTGCATCCATTAGACAAATTTCTAAAGCACACCATGCTTATGCGACTGTCATTAGTGGTGCTGGCCCTACAGTATTAACAATGAGCCCCCGTGAACATAGTGGTGAAATAGTAAGAACTTTAAAGAAAGATATGTCACATTGTATCTCAGAATTAGTGACTATCAATGAAGTTGGTGTCATTGAAGAAGTAGTGTACCAGTGA
- the rpsN gene encoding 30S ribosomal protein S14, translating into MAKKSKIAKEQKRQELVDKYFELRKELKAKGDYEALRKLPRDSSPTRLTRRCKVTGRPRGVLRKFEMSRIAFREHAHKGQIPGVKKSSW; encoded by the coding sequence ATGGCTAAAAAATCAAAAATTGCAAAAGAACAAAAGAGACAAGAATTAGTAGATAAATATTTTGAATTACGAAAAGAACTTAAAGCAAAAGGTGATTATGAAGCTTTAAGAAAATTACCACGTGATTCATCACCTACACGCTTAACACGTAGATGTAAAGTGACTGGACGACCAAGAGGTGTATTAAGAAAGTTCGAAATGTCACGTATTGCATTTAGAGAACATGCTCATAAAGGTCAAATACCTGGCGTGAAAAAATCAAGTTGGTAA
- a CDS encoding Cof-type HAD-IIB family hydrolase, whose product MSKYKVIVMDMDDTLMNSENQVSPETQSYLIDIQDKGYKVVLASGRPTEGMLPVARTLKLNEHESFIISYNGGKTINMTTEEVEVSQSVSKENFDAIVDYCREKGFLVLTYDEGYIIYDGDHEYMNIESELTGLPMKRVEDIKSYITHSVPKVMGVDYVGNITEARIDLNGFFNEEIDVTTSKPFFLEFMARDVSKGNAITALCKKLDISLEEVIAFGDSLNDQSMLEVVGHAVAMGNASDELKNIADEVTLDNNSNGIPHALKRLL is encoded by the coding sequence ATGAGTAAATATAAAGTAATCGTAATGGATATGGATGACACACTAATGAATAGTGAGAATCAAGTATCTCCAGAAACACAATCTTATCTTATTGATATTCAAGACAAAGGATATAAAGTTGTTTTAGCTTCAGGAAGACCAACTGAAGGGATGTTACCTGTAGCAAGAACATTAAAATTAAATGAACATGAAAGTTTTATTATTAGTTATAACGGTGGTAAAACAATTAATATGACTACAGAAGAAGTAGAAGTAAGTCAAAGCGTATCTAAAGAAAATTTTGACGCGATTGTAGATTATTGCCGTGAAAAAGGCTTTTTAGTCTTAACTTATGACGAAGGTTACATTATTTATGATGGCGATCATGAATACATGAATATTGAATCAGAATTAACTGGTCTACCGATGAAACGTGTGGAAGATATTAAATCTTATATTACACATAGTGTGCCAAAAGTTATGGGCGTCGATTATGTAGGTAATATTACTGAAGCGCGTATCGACTTGAATGGTTTCTTTAATGAGGAAATTGATGTAACTACAAGTAAACCATTCTTTTTAGAATTTATGGCGAGAGATGTTTCAAAGGGTAATGCAATTACAGCATTATGTAAAAAACTAGATATTTCACTTGAAGAAGTGATTGCATTTGGTGATAGTTTAAATGATCAATCCATGTTAGAGGTTGTTGGTCATGCTGTCGCTATGGGCAATGCAAGTGACGAATTAAAAAATATTGCGGATGAAGTAACTTTAGATAATAATTCTAATGGCATTCCACATGCTTTAAAACGTCTTTTATAA
- the guaC gene encoding GMP reductase — translation MKIFDYEDIQLIPNKCIVESRSECDTSIQFGPRSFKLPVVPANMQTVMNEELAQWFAENDYFYIMHRFNEAARIPFIKKMQSNHLFASISVGVKKSEFEFIEQLANEQLTPEYITIDIAHGHSDSVINMIKHIKTYLPNSFVIAGNVGTPEGVRELENAGADATKVGIGPGRVCITKIKTGFGTGGWQLAALNLCSKAARKPIIADGGLRTHGDIAKSIRFGASMVMIGSLFAAHEESPGETVELEGKRYKEYFGSASEFQKGEHKNVEGKKMFVEHKGSLKDTLREMQQDLQSSISYAGGKDLKSLRTVDYVIVRNSIFNGDRD, via the coding sequence ATGAAAATATTTGATTATGAAGACATACAACTAATACCGAACAAATGTATTGTTGAAAGTAGATCTGAATGTGATACTTCAATTCAATTTGGACCACGTTCATTTAAACTTCCAGTTGTACCAGCTAACATGCAAACAGTTATGAATGAAGAATTAGCGCAATGGTTTGCAGAAAACGATTATTTTTATATCATGCATCGATTCAATGAAGCAGCTAGAATTCCGTTTATCAAAAAAATGCAAAGCAATCACTTATTTGCATCTATTTCAGTTGGTGTAAAAAAATCAGAATTTGAATTTATTGAACAACTCGCAAATGAACAATTAACACCAGAATATATAACAATTGATATTGCACATGGACATTCTGATTCTGTGATTAATATGATTAAACACATTAAAACATATTTACCTAATTCATTTGTTATAGCTGGTAACGTAGGTACACCTGAAGGCGTTAGAGAATTAGAAAATGCCGGTGCAGATGCAACGAAGGTAGGTATTGGACCAGGTCGTGTTTGTATAACTAAAATTAAAACAGGATTTGGTACAGGTGGTTGGCAATTAGCTGCACTTAATTTATGTAGTAAAGCAGCTAGAAAACCTATTATTGCCGATGGTGGTTTACGAACACACGGTGACATTGCTAAATCAATTCGTTTCGGTGCATCAATGGTTATGATTGGGTCACTTTTTGCAGCTCACGAAGAATCACCAGGAGAAACAGTTGAGCTAGAAGGTAAACGCTATAAAGAATATTTTGGTAGTGCTTCTGAATTCCAAAAGGGCGAACATAAAAACGTTGAAGGCAAAAAGATGTTTGTAGAACATAAAGGGTCATTGAAAGATACTTTAAGAGAAATGCAACAAGATTTACAAAGCTCTATTTCTTATGCGGGTGGAAAAGATTTAAAATCACTACGCACTGTAGATTATGTCATTGTTAGAAATTCAATTTTTAACGGAGATAGAGACTAG
- the lexA gene encoding transcriptional repressor LexA, whose translation MRELTKRQSEIYDYIKQIVQSKGYPPSVREIGEAVGLASSSTVHGHLSRLEEKGYIKRDPTKPRAIEIVSEQLNDNISMEETIHVPVIGKVTAGIPITAVENIEEYFPLPEHLTSTHNSDIFILNVVGDSMIEAGILDGDKVIVRSQTIAENGDIIVAMTEDDEATVKRFYKEKNRYRLQPENSTMDPIYLENVIVVGKVIGLYREM comes from the coding sequence ATGAGAGAATTAACGAAAAGACAAAGTGAAATATATGATTACATTAAGCAGATTGTTCAATCAAAAGGGTATCCACCAAGTGTTCGAGAAATTGGTGAAGCAGTAGGATTGGCTTCAAGTTCAACTGTTCATGGTCACTTATCAAGATTAGAAGAAAAAGGCTATATTAAACGTGACCCTACTAAACCTAGAGCAATTGAAATTGTTAGCGAACAATTAAATGATAATATTAGTATGGAAGAAACAATTCATGTTCCTGTAATCGGTAAAGTAACTGCAGGTATTCCAATTACTGCTGTTGAAAATATTGAAGAATATTTTCCATTGCCTGAACATTTAACTTCCACACATAATAGCGATATTTTTATTTTAAATGTTGTTGGAGACAGTATGATTGAAGCGGGTATTCTTGATGGCGATAAAGTTATCGTTCGTAGTCAAACAATCGCAGAAAATGGCGATATTATTGTTGCGATGACAGAAGACGATGAAGCGACAGTTAAAAGATTTTATAAAGAAAAGAACCGTTATAGATTGCAACCCGAAAATAGTACGATGGATCCAATTTATTTAGAAAATGTTATTGTAGTTGGAAAAGTAATCGGTTTATATAGAGAAATGTAA
- the rpmG gene encoding 50S ribosomal protein L33, with translation MRVNITLACTECGDRNYITTKNKRNNPERIEMKKYCPRLNKYTLHRETK, from the coding sequence GTGCGCGTAAATATCACATTAGCATGCACAGAATGTGGCGATCGTAACTATATCACTACTAAAAATAAAAGAAATAATCCTGAGCGTATTGAAATGAAAAAATATTGCCCAAGATTAAACAAATATACGTTACATCGTGAAACTAAATAA
- a CDS encoding DUF896 domain-containing protein, producing the protein MSKNDLNIDRINELAKKKKEQGLTNEEAKEQSKLRKQYLDSFREGFKKQLENTKVIDPEGTDVTPEKLKKIQQNKKEK; encoded by the coding sequence ATGTCTAAAAATGATTTAAATATTGATAGAATTAATGAATTAGCTAAAAAGAAGAAAGAACAAGGTTTAACCAACGAAGAAGCCAAAGAGCAATCTAAGTTGAGAAAACAATATCTTGATTCATTTAGAGAAGGGTTCAAAAAGCAATTAGAAAACACTAAAGTGATAGATCCAGAGGGTACTGATGTTACTCCTGAAAAATTAAAGAAAATTCAACAGAATAAGAAAGAAAAATAA
- a CDS encoding CAP domain-containing protein — MTTIKKFLVFFVACLCLVIFLPLNEWKPLEKVQLEVRQQIDHWAFGDSNEEDISLDVPNKQEFAINNIQMNMSKKEVEDKLGKARRITSNEYGTHWYTYYDDDYNQFVMISYIKDRVNGMYTNQNLISSQSKIKYATPKNKVRDRLGKPIDEMKKGNKRFEIQNDEYDVFHKKHIYTTVFYDKHEQNGVTALYQVSDEMENRLQEQYGAPSKSLEKSFELQDFDIVNAERKQRQLSTLSYSKSISNTARKHSKDMVENNYFDHTDLKRKSPFDRLKADHHDFNAAGENLAYGQQNSIYAHEGLMNSLGHRKNILNDSFSTLGVGVDFNDQRQPYWTENYTG; from the coding sequence GTGACTACAATTAAAAAGTTTCTCGTATTTTTTGTCGCATGTTTATGTTTAGTCATTTTTCTGCCATTGAATGAATGGAAACCACTAGAAAAAGTTCAATTAGAAGTTAGACAACAGATAGATCATTGGGCATTTGGAGATTCTAATGAAGAAGATATAAGTTTGGATGTTCCGAATAAACAAGAATTTGCCATAAATAATATTCAAATGAATATGTCAAAAAAAGAAGTGGAAGATAAATTAGGTAAAGCACGACGCATCACTTCTAATGAATATGGCACACATTGGTATACGTATTACGATGATGATTATAACCAATTCGTTATGATTAGTTATATTAAAGATAGAGTAAACGGTATGTACACTAATCAAAACTTAATCTCTTCGCAATCTAAAATAAAATATGCGACCCCTAAAAATAAGGTGAGAGATCGTTTAGGTAAACCTATTGATGAAATGAAAAAAGGGAATAAGCGGTTTGAAATACAAAACGATGAATATGACGTCTTTCACAAAAAGCATATATATACTACTGTCTTCTATGATAAACATGAACAGAATGGTGTCACAGCGTTATATCAAGTAAGTGATGAAATGGAAAATAGACTTCAAGAGCAATATGGTGCACCTTCTAAATCCTTGGAAAAAAGCTTTGAATTACAAGATTTTGATATTGTTAATGCAGAGAGAAAACAAAGACAATTATCAACGTTAAGTTATTCTAAATCCATTTCTAATACTGCTAGAAAGCATAGCAAAGATATGGTGGAAAATAATTATTTTGATCATACAGATTTAAAGAGGAAATCACCATTTGATCGATTGAAAGCAGATCACCATGACTTTAATGCCGCAGGTGAGAATCTAGCCTATGGACAACAAAATAGTATATACGCTCACGAAGGACTAATGAATTCATTAGGGCACAGAAAAAATATACTAAATGATAGCTTCTCAACTTTAGGCGTCGGCGTTGATTTTAATGATCAACGACAACCATATTGGACCGAAAATTATACTGGTTAA